From Pogoniulus pusillus isolate bPogPus1 chromosome 16, bPogPus1.pri, whole genome shotgun sequence, a single genomic window includes:
- the LOC135182257 gene encoding histone H1.8: protein MEPELGSEAAGTAQLPLCTAQLPALPAQRRRPPRPSTLHMVMEALRALQAQGQRKGVSVVAIKRFILCKYPSVDPIRLKYLLKQALSKGLSCGDLVRPHNSSAMGATGSFRLASKMPQKRQAPGQADANRGQAPELGRKGTTKTLRAPTAGETQPGTKEKKLAVAKKPAAARKLKAKLVDAKPPAAGKTRSDGAKPSQAAGHLQTQGKSCSRPRVAAAVKDTGRDHNTNSMGARAKEPHRALAGQSKGRAPKTAQKDPPEAKGGPGKARKPQVTPGAGKGEKAAPKATARKGP, encoded by the exons ATGGAGCCTGAGCTAG GATCTGAAGCTGCTGGCACGGCCCAGCTGCCGCtgtgcacagcccagctgccagcactgccggCCCAGCGTCGCCGTCCTCCGCGCCCCTCAACCCTGCACATGGTGATGGAGGCGCTGCGAGCGCTGCAGGCCCAGGGCCAGAGGAAGGGTGTCTCCGTGGTCGCCATCAAGCGCTTCATCCTCTGCAAGTACCCTTCCGTGGACCCCATCCGCCTCAAGTACCTGCTGAAGCAGGCCCTAAGCAAGGGCCTGAGCTGCGGGGACCTGGTGCGACCCCACAACTCCTCCGCCATGGGGGCCACCGGAAGCTTCAGG TTAGCCTCCAAGATGCCGCAGAAGAGGCAGGCACCAGGCCAGGCAGATGCCAACAGAGGACAAGCCCCAGAACTGGGACGGAAAGGGACCACCAAGACCCTCCGGGCCCCCACGGCAggtgaaacacagccag GCACCAAGGAGAAGAAGCTGGCAGTGGCCAAGAAGCCGGCAGCAGCCAggaagctgaaggcaaagcTTGTGGAT GccaagccaccagcagcagggaagaccAGGAGTGATGGAGCAAAGCCCTCACAAGCTGCTGGCCACCTTCAGACCCAGGGCaaaagctgctccaggccccgtGTGGCTGCAGCTGTAAAGGATACAGGACGGGACCACAACACCAACTCCATGGGTGCTAGGGCCAAAGAGccccacagagccctggcaggacagagcaaggggagggCACCAAAGACAGCACAGAAAGACCCCCCTGAGGCTAAGGGGggcccaggcaaggcaaggaagcCCCAGGTGACCCCAGGAGCTGGCAAGGGGGAGAAGGCAGCCCCTAAAGCCACAGCCAGGAAGGGTCCATAG
- the RHO gene encoding rhodopsin, whose translation MNGTEGQDFYVPMSNRSGVVRSPFEYPQYYLAEPWKFSALAAYMFLLILLGFPINFLTLYVTIQHKKLRTPLNYILLNLAVANLFMVLGGFTTTMYTSMNGYFVFGVTGCYIEGFFATLGGEIALWSLVVLAVERYVVVCKPMSNFRFGENHAVMGVAFSWIMALACAAPPLFGWSRYIPEGMQCSCGIDYYTLKPEINNESFVIYMFVVHFMIPLTVIFFCYGNLVCTVKEAAAQQQESATTQKAEKEVTRMVVIMVIAFLICWVPYASVAFHIFTNQGSDFGPIFMTIPAFFAKSSAIYNPVIYIVMNKQFRNCMITTLCCGKNPLGEEDTSAGRTETSSVSTSQVSPA comes from the exons ATGAACGGCACGGAGGGGCAGGACTTCTACGTGCCCATGTCTAACAGGAGCGGGGTGGTGCGCAGCCCCTTTGAGTACCCTCAGTACTACCTGGCTGAGCCCTGGAAGTTCTCGGCGCTGGCTGCCTACATGTTCCTGCTGATCCTGCTCGGCTTCCCCATCAACTTCCTCACCCTCTATGTCACCATCCAGCACAAGAAGCTCCGGACGCCTCTGAACTACATCCTGCTGAACCTGGCGGTTGCCAACCTCTTCATGGTGCTCGGGGGCTTCACGACCACTATGTACACCTCCATGAATGGGTACTTTGTCTTCGGCGTGACAGGCTGCTACATCGAGGGCTTCTTCGCCACGCTGGGCG GTGAAATCGCTCTCTGGTCGCTGGTGGTCCTGGCCGTCGAGAGGTATGTGGTGGTCTGCAAGCCCATGAGCAACTTCCGCTTCGGGGAGAACCACGCGGTCATGGGCGTCGCCTTCTCCTGGATCATGGCCCTGGCCTGCGCTGCTCCCCCGCTCTTTGGCTGGTCCAG GTACATCCCCGAGGGCATGCAGTGCTCCTGTGGGATCGACTACTACACGCTGAAGCCAGAGATCAACAACGAGTCCTTCGTCATCTACATGTTTGTGGTTCACTTCATGATCCCGCTGACTGTCATCTTCTTCTGCTACGGGAACCTGGTTTGCACTGTCAAGGAG gctgctgcccagcagcaggagtctGCCACCACccagaaggcagagaaggaggtgACTCGCATGGTTGTCATCATGGTCATTGCCTTCCTGATCTGCTGGGTCCCCTACGCCAGTGTCGCTTTCCACATCTTCACCAACCAGGGCTCGGACTTTGGGCCCATCTTTATGACCATCCCAGCTTTCTTTGCCAAGAGCTCTGCCATCTACAACCCCGTGATTTACATCGTGATGAACAAACAG ttCCGTAACTGCATGATCACGACCCTGTGCTGCGGCAAGAACCCGCTGGGTGAGGAGGACACCTCTGCCGGCAGGACAGAGACCTCCTCGGTCTCCACCAGCCAGGTCTCTCCTGCCTAG